In the Helianthus annuus cultivar XRQ/B chromosome 11, HanXRQr2.0-SUNRISE, whole genome shotgun sequence genome, one interval contains:
- the LOC110922672 gene encoding uncharacterized protein LOC110922672 — MTDSNEDEMTRQEQLKTMISEEIGRAMQASTPHLAQEVESHVLEVVESMMTSKIDELKGMINAMQERKGTRKCTYKEFMACNPLPFKGEIDPIVCQRWVASTEAVFVRSHCEKEDQVMFATGLLQLRAKDWWDVYSKELGEEKVQVLTWQEFKEPFLKHHCPQSAIDKIQEDFLHLRQKDETIDEITNVFLDKLKFCNEIAGTERMKINRYYGMLKAEYREFIIPAKCETLNELIELARDREIEMRRQAERGEKRASENVSSSSPSKKPKFQDQGKKDKAKGSIPKCKTCGKLHTGECLKGKKGCYNCGQEGHPYYRCPNPSRTCYNCFQPGHIKAECPKLQQKTDKEARKEEAPRAKGRMFQITTEEAKDHPNVVSGVKEEGSNQVKHQGDHDRGKSHV, encoded by the exons ATGACGGATTCGAATGAGGATGAAATGACACGACAAGAACAACTGAAAACTATGATCTCGGAAGAGATTGGAAGGGCAATGCAAGCAAGTACTCCTCACTTAGCCCAAGAAGTGGAAAGTCATGTGCTAGAAGTAGTAGAATCGATGATGACGAGTAAGATAGACGAGTTAAAGGGAATGATTAATGCAATGCAAGAGAGGAAAGGAACTCGCAAGTGCACATACAAGGAATTTATGGCGTGCAACCCGTTACCATTTAAAGGAGAAATTGATCCCATAGTATGCCAAAGGTGGGTTGCAAGTACGGAAGCGGTGTTCGTAAGGAGTCATTGTGAAaaggaggatcaagtgatgttcgCCACCGGTTTGCTACAACTCCGAGCTAAGGATTGGTGGGATGTTTATAGTAAAGAGCTTGGGGAAGAAAAAGTTCAAGTCTTGACATGGCAGGAGTTCAAGGAACCTTTTCTGAAGCATCACTGTCCACAATCTGCCATCGACAAGATCCAAGAAGATTTCTTACATCTTCGTCAGAAGGATGAAACCATTGATGAAATCACCAACGTTTTCCTTGACAAGCTGAAGTTCTGTAATGAGATAGCAGGAACGGAGAGAATGAAGATAAACCGTTATTATGGTATGTTGAAGGCTGAATATCGGGAGTTCATAATTCCCGCTAAATGTGAAACTTTGAATGAGCTCATTGAACTGGCCCGAGATAGGGAGATTGAAATGAGAAGACAGGCGGAAAGGGGCGAAAAGAGAGCGTCTGAAAATGTTTCTAGCTCGAGCCCTTCAAAGAAACCAAAATTTCAAGATCAAGGCAAGAAGGATAAGGCGAAGGGTAGTATTCCAAAATGCAAAACGTGCGGAAAGTTACACACGGGGGAATGTTTGAAAGGGAAAAAGGGTTGTTACAACTGTGGTCAAGAGGGACACCCATACTATAGGTGCCCTAATCCTTCAAGAACGTGTTACAACTGCTTCCAACCGGGTCATATTAAGGCTGAGTGTCCCAAGCTTCAACAGAAAACTGATAAGGAGGCAAGAAAGGAGGAAGCCCCAAGAGCTAAGGGGAGGATGTTTCAGATCACAACCGAGGAAGCGAAGGACCACCCGAATGTTGTATCAG GCGTCAAGGAAGAAGGATCAAATCAAGTGAAGCATCAAGGTGATCACGACCGAG GTAAATCCCATGTCTAG
- the LOC110921768 gene encoding epidermis-specific secreted glycoprotein EP1: MAAYSSSLSSIFICFLFGAFLISEAVVPANETFRYVNQGDLSFGNDYLDFVSEYAPTYRPLPPFTFPFQLCFYNTTPNAYTLGLRMGTIRSQSVMRWVWEANRGKPVRENATFSLGSDGNLILAEADGQIVWQTNTANKGVVGFAILPDGNVVLRDSRGNFVWQSFDYPTDTLLIGQSLRVRGGPYKLVSRASVTNNVEGDYSFVIEPKRLALYYKNNMRYWSSTFPELNRENVTIVNATLVIQETEYEENNFNALRCNLQNGQSFEFPTLDLGQVQYNSSLSYLRLGIDGNLRLYTYRANVRGNAVWTLLYTLFDRREDEGGMIFEDECQLPNRCGNFGLCEDSQCVGCPTPNGVFAWSKDCNTKSPGCNASGFKYYQLKGVNHFTVKYTAGTEPVKQSDCESNCTKDCNCMGYFYHTDNSRCWIAYELKTLTRVGNSTSLAYIKTPVT, translated from the coding sequence ATGGCTGCTTATTCTTCCTCTCTATCATCTATCTTCATTTGCTTCCTCTTCGGAGCATTCTTGATCTCCGAGGCCGTTGTTCCGGCCAACGAAACCTTCCGTTATGTCAACCAAGGCGATTTAAGTTTCGGTAACGACTACTTAGACTTTGTTTCCGAATACGCACCAACTTACCGTCCACTTCCGCCCTTTACCTTCCCTTTCCAACTATGTTTCTACAACACCACCCCAAACGCGTATACTCTCGGTCTCCGCATGGGGACAATACGTTCGCAATCGGTCATGCGATGGGTCTGGGAAGCCAATCGCGGTAAACCAGTCCGCGAAAACGCCACTTTCTCATTAGGCTCTGATGGAAACCTTATACTCGCGGAAGCAGATGGGCAGATTGTGTGGCAAACCAACACTGCCAATAAGGGTGTTGTCGGTTTCGCTATACTACCCGATGGTAACGTCGTGCTTCGTGACTCAAGGGGTAACTTCGTCTGGCAAAGCTTTGATTACCCCACGGACACTCTCTTGATCGGCCAAAGTCTTCGGGTGAGAGGAGGTCCATACAAGCTCGTGAGCAGGGCGTCGGTTACCAACAACGTTGAAGGGGATTATAGCTTCGTAATCGAGCCTAAAAGATTGGCTTTGTATTACAAGAATAACATGCGCTACTGGTCATCCACGTTCCCCGAATTAAATAGAGAAAATGTGACTATTGTAAATGCAACGTTGGTAATTCAAGAAACCGAGTACGAAGAGAACAACTTTAACGCACTCAGGTGTAATCTTCAAAATGGCCAGTCTTTTGAATTTCCTACTTTAGATTTGGGTCAAGTTCAGTACAATAGCTCGTTATCATATCTCCGATTGGGCATCGACGGGAACCTAAGACTCTACACTTACCGTGCAAATGTGAGGGGAAACGCGGTGTGGACCTTGTTGTACACTTTGTTTGATAGGCGCGAGGATGAGGGTGGGATGATCTTTGAAGACGAGTGTCAGTTACCAAATCGGTGTGGCAACTTTGGGCTTTGTGAGGACAGCCAGTGTGTGGGGTGCCCGACGCCAAACGGGGTGTTTGCGTGGAGCAAAGATTGCAACACCAAGTCACCGGGATGTAACGCGAGTGGTTTTAAATATTACCAGCTCAAAGGCGTTAATCATTTCACCGTTAAGTATACGGCTGGGACTGAGCCCGTGAAGCAGAGCGATTGCGAGAGCAATTGCACCAAGGATTGCAACTGTATGGGTTACTTTTATCACACGGATAATTCGAGGTGTTGGATTGCTTACGAGTTGAAAACATTGACGAGGGTTGGGAACTCGACTAGTTTGGCGTACATCAAAACACCCGTTACCTAG